Proteins from one Mercurialis annua linkage group LG7, ddMerAnnu1.2, whole genome shotgun sequence genomic window:
- the LOC126655723 gene encoding homeobox-leucine zipper protein ATHB-40: MKNILNNPKIDDDHMLLLSQLYPGVYTQMPPQQGEGKPRRRRKKNKGGGEAGALKKRKLSEEQVNLLELNFGNEHKLESERKDKLALELGLDPRQVAVWFQNRRARWKNKKLEEEYIKLKTAHDNNVLEKCRLESEVLKLQEQLCDSNKEIQRLTDRVDGISSNSPSSTMSMEPPFLGEFGNIIEGYGDVFYMPENSYNHGMEWVNLYM; the protein is encoded by the exons atgaaaaatattttgaataaccCAAAGATTGATGATGATCATATGCTACTCCTTTCGCAATTGTACCCCGGAGTTTATACACAAATGCCTCCGCAACAAG GCGAGGGGAAGCCGCGgaggaggaggaagaagaacaagggCGGCGGAGAAGCGGGAGCGTTGAAGAAGAGGAAATTAAGTGAAGAACAAGTGAATCTCTTAGAATTGAATTTTGGTAATGAACATAAGCTGGAGTCTGAAAGAAAAGATAAGCTCGCTTTAGAACTCGGACTTGATCCTCGTCAAGTTGCGGTCTGGTTTCAGAACCGGAGAGCTCGTTGGAAGAACAAGAAACTTGAAGAAGAATATATTAAGTTGAAGACTGCACATGATAATAATGTTCTTGAGAAATGTCGGCTTGAATCTGAG gtGTTGAAGCTTCAAGAGCAACTATGTGATTCAAATAAGGAGATTCAACGACTGACTGACCGTGTGGATGGAATTTCGAGCAATAGTCCAAGTTCAACAATGTCAATGGAGCCACCTTTTCTTGGAGAATTTGGAAATATTATTGAAGGATATGGAGATGTTTTTTACATGCCAGAAAATAGTTACAACCATGGCATGGAATGGGTTAATCTGTATATGtaa